In Parasegetibacter sp. NRK P23, a single genomic region encodes these proteins:
- a CDS encoding DUF1080 domain-containing protein → MKKLLLAIGFLTFIGVSVNAQKRKSIFNGKNLSGWTVHGTEKWYVDKGELVCESGPDKQYGYLSTQKKYKNFILELDFKQEDNGNSGVFFRSSIEGVKIQGWQVEVAPPGLHSGGIYESYGRGWLIKPDAEKEAALKPGEWNTMKIQVIGDEVTTWLNGTQMVFLKDEKIGAANGFLALQIHDGGGIKVRWKNIRIQEIKDKK, encoded by the coding sequence ATGAAAAAACTGTTGCTTGCAATCGGCTTCCTGACCTTTATAGGCGTTTCGGTAAACGCGCAAAAAAGAAAATCCATCTTCAATGGGAAAAACCTTTCCGGCTGGACGGTACACGGTACTGAAAAATGGTATGTAGATAAAGGTGAACTGGTTTGTGAGAGCGGGCCGGATAAGCAATATGGCTACCTGTCCACCCAAAAGAAGTACAAAAACTTCATCCTTGAACTCGATTTTAAACAGGAAGACAATGGCAATTCCGGCGTATTTTTCCGTTCATCCATTGAAGGGGTGAAAATTCAGGGATGGCAGGTGGAAGTAGCGCCTCCGGGGCTGCATTCAGGGGGCATCTATGAGTCTTATGGCAGAGGATGGCTCATTAAACCGGATGCGGAAAAAGAGGCCGCGCTGAAGCCCGGAGAATGGAACACCATGAAAATACAGGTGATCGGAGATGAAGTGACCACCTGGCTGAATGGTACCCAGATGGTGTTTCTGAAGGACGAAAAAATAGGCGCCGCGAATGGATTTCTCGCTTTGCAGATCCATGATGGTGGTGGCATAAAAGTGCGGTGGAAAAACATCCGAATCCAGGAAATCAAGGATAAAAAATAG
- a CDS encoding GAF domain-containing protein, producing MAEDLLVEQGTKEEQYKSLVPQLKALVEGEPDLIANLANISGGLKEQFRWWWVGFYLVKESELVLGPFQGPIACTRIKKGKGVCGTSWERAETLIVPDVDAFPGHIACSSLSKSEIVVPVVRNGEVVAVLDVDSEHLDHFDETDKKFLEEIVAFIPGW from the coding sequence ATGGCTGAAGACCTGTTGGTAGAACAAGGAACCAAGGAAGAACAATATAAGTCACTGGTGCCGCAACTGAAGGCGCTGGTGGAAGGTGAACCCGACCTGATCGCTAACCTCGCGAATATTTCAGGCGGATTGAAAGAGCAGTTCAGGTGGTGGTGGGTAGGTTTTTACCTGGTAAAAGAAAGCGAATTGGTGCTCGGGCCCTTCCAGGGACCAATCGCCTGTACCCGTATTAAAAAAGGGAAAGGCGTATGTGGTACCAGTTGGGAAAGAGCCGAAACACTGATCGTTCCTGATGTGGACGCATTCCCGGGGCATATCGCCTGCAGCAGCCTTTCCAAATCGGAAATTGTTGTACCCGTGGTGAGGAACGGCGAAGTGGTGGCCGTACTGGATGTTGACAGTGAACACCTGGATCATTTTGATGAAACGGATAAGAAATTCCTGGAAGAAATCGTCGCGTTTATTCCCGGATGGTAG
- a CDS encoding single-stranded DNA-binding protein, translated as MNALKNKVQLIGHLGAAPDIREMDTGKKLAKMNIATNETYKNSQGEKVTETQWHQVIAWGKLAEIAEKLLDKGTEVAVEGKLQSRTYTDKEGVRRYVTEVCAQELLVLEGKKV; from the coding sequence ATGAATGCTTTAAAAAACAAAGTGCAATTGATCGGTCACCTCGGTGCGGCACCGGACATCAGGGAAATGGATACGGGGAAAAAACTGGCAAAAATGAATATTGCTACCAATGAAACGTACAAGAACAGCCAGGGTGAAAAAGTAACGGAAACGCAATGGCACCAGGTAATCGCCTGGGGGAAACTTGCGGAAATCGCGGAAAAGCTGTTGGATAAAGGTACCGAAGTGGCCGTGGAAGGTAAACTGCAATCCAGGACCTATACCGACAAGGAAGGTGTACGCCGCTATGTAACCGAAGTGTGCGCGCAGGAACTCCTGGTGCTGGAGGGTAAAAAAGTGTAG